One window from the genome of Leptolyngbya sp. 'hensonii' encodes:
- a CDS encoding FHA domain-containing protein has product MAPEVQQNHLLILEDDKGRREFILNSPVYSIGRDPKCDIRLVSQFVSRRHATLVQLPHEDGTYYYRIVDGNLKGKPSANGLLINGRKLQAHNLQDEDEIVFGPQVRAIYYLLDQQSISTVPPDEFDITLISPNMVGDPED; this is encoded by the coding sequence ATGGCTCCAGAAGTGCAACAAAACCACCTACTGATCCTTGAAGATGATAAGGGACGGCGGGAGTTCATACTCAATAGTCCGGTCTATTCGATCGGCAGAGATCCGAAGTGTGATATCCGTCTGGTTTCGCAGTTTGTTTCGCGCCGCCATGCCACCCTGGTTCAATTGCCCCACGAAGATGGCACCTATTATTACCGGATCGTCGATGGTAATCTCAAGGGCAAGCCCAGCGCAAATGGGCTTTTAATTAATGGGCGTAAGCTACAGGCTCACAATCTTCAAGATGAAGATGAGATCGTATTTGGGCCTCAAGTTCGGGCCATTTACTACCTGCTGGATCAGCAGTCCATCTCTACGGTCCCCCCCGATGAGTTTGATATCACTTTGATCAGCCCCAATATGGTGGGTGACCCAGAAGATTAG
- a CDS encoding heavy metal translocating P-type ATPase: MQLLPEAGAPTTGSAIETLILDVTGMKCAGCLRSVENRLRHYPGVTSACVNLVTEVAVVEIEAGQVDPIGLAQHLTESGFPTRPRLSPQLWQESGGLSPKLQDLSEQRRQEALQQIWRVVTASILLLLSGLGHLGQWGWLPIPGLSNIWFHFGLATVALFGPGRSLLVEGWRGLRQGTPNMNTLVSMGTMASYIASTVALLAPQLGWECFFDEPVMLVGFILLGRLLEQRARNRAAASFQALVALQPRVARLLQNHACAPPPEQAGPMPPTVEILAEQVQVGQWLQVLPGEKIPVDGEILVGQSLVDESMLTGEYMPVLKQSGDSVSAGTLNQSGAIVFQATRTGKETTLAQIVALVEAAQTRKAPIQHLADLVAGYFTYGILTIALLTFLFWYFVGTTLWPQVLHQAGAAMEHPHMLLHPTSPLLLSLKLAIAVLVIACPCALGLATPTAILVGSSLGAERGILIRGGDILEQMHHLDIVVFDKTGTLTVGQPSVTDCIVVQNMGCETENIPSGLSSLSPDLLLQLAATVEQGTHHPVATAIQHQARQQELAPLPAHNFQTSAGLGVSAEVSLDAESSQPDYHSVTLGNLAWMQGQEIPVSTAVQERVLELAQTGKTVIYIALDREIVGLIGLMDRLRSDAQMTIQQLQAMGLQTILLTGDRWEVARSIGKELGLRPDQIRAEVQPQEKAAVIAALQQGHAPELSKFTLQNSNCVVGMVGDGINDAPALAQADISMALHSATEVAIETASVVLMHNRLMDVVESIRLSQATFTKIRQNLFWAFVYNLLGIPIAAGILLPAFGMFLNPAAAGAMMACSSISVVLNSLLLQGHRHLSGTAFASEATECQNSSCDMLSLKTIDM; this comes from the coding sequence ATGCAACTCCTCCCTGAGGCCGGTGCGCCTACAACAGGCAGCGCGATCGAAACTCTAATTCTGGATGTTACCGGGATGAAGTGCGCCGGTTGTTTGCGGTCGGTCGAGAATCGCCTGCGCCACTATCCTGGTGTCACTTCAGCCTGTGTCAACCTGGTTACAGAAGTGGCTGTTGTTGAGATTGAAGCGGGACAGGTTGATCCCATCGGTCTCGCCCAACATTTAACAGAGTCAGGGTTTCCCACCCGACCTCGCCTGTCTCCCCAACTGTGGCAAGAGAGCGGTGGCCTCTCTCCCAAGTTACAGGATTTGTCTGAGCAGCGGCGGCAGGAAGCCCTGCAGCAAATCTGGAGAGTGGTCACGGCCAGCATTCTGTTGCTGTTGTCGGGCCTGGGACATTTAGGCCAGTGGGGATGGCTGCCCATTCCGGGTCTCAGCAATATCTGGTTTCACTTTGGGTTGGCAACAGTGGCGTTGTTTGGGCCGGGCCGATCGCTTCTGGTAGAGGGCTGGCGAGGTCTCCGCCAGGGGACTCCCAATATGAATACCCTGGTCAGTATGGGCACCATGGCATCCTACATAGCCAGTACAGTTGCCCTGCTGGCTCCTCAGTTGGGTTGGGAATGTTTTTTCGACGAACCAGTGATGCTAGTAGGCTTTATCCTCCTGGGGCGGTTGCTGGAACAGCGAGCCCGGAATCGGGCAGCGGCTTCTTTTCAGGCCCTCGTAGCTCTGCAGCCCAGGGTGGCTCGTTTGCTGCAGAACCATGCCTGTGCCCCTCCCCCAGAGCAGGCGGGGCCAATGCCCCCCACCGTTGAAATTCTGGCGGAGCAGGTTCAGGTCGGGCAATGGTTGCAGGTGCTACCGGGGGAGAAGATCCCAGTCGATGGGGAAATCCTGGTGGGGCAAAGTCTGGTGGACGAATCCATGCTGACTGGGGAATATATGCCAGTCTTGAAGCAATCGGGGGACTCCGTCAGTGCTGGTACGTTGAACCAGTCAGGGGCGATCGTTTTCCAGGCAACTCGTACCGGTAAAGAAACAACCCTGGCTCAAATTGTGGCTCTGGTAGAGGCGGCTCAAACTCGCAAAGCGCCCATCCAGCACCTGGCAGATTTAGTTGCTGGGTATTTCACCTATGGCATCTTGACGATCGCCCTGCTGACCTTTTTGTTCTGGTATTTTGTTGGGACAACGCTCTGGCCACAGGTTCTCCACCAGGCTGGGGCAGCCATGGAGCATCCTCATATGCTTCTCCATCCCACATCGCCCTTGCTTCTGAGTCTGAAACTGGCCATTGCAGTGCTGGTGATTGCCTGCCCCTGTGCCCTGGGATTAGCCACGCCCACTGCTATTCTGGTGGGCTCCAGTTTGGGAGCTGAGCGGGGTATTCTGATTCGGGGCGGGGACATTCTGGAACAAATGCATCATCTGGATATTGTGGTTTTTGATAAGACAGGGACTCTGACTGTTGGTCAACCTTCTGTCACGGATTGTATTGTTGTCCAGAACATGGGCTGTGAGACAGAGAATATACCCTCTGGCCTCTCTTCTCTGTCTCCCGATTTGCTGCTGCAACTGGCTGCCACCGTCGAGCAGGGGACCCACCATCCTGTGGCCACAGCCATTCAGCACCAGGCCCGACAGCAGGAACTGGCCCCACTACCAGCCCATAATTTCCAGACCTCAGCCGGGTTGGGTGTTTCAGCCGAGGTCTCCCTCGATGCTGAGTCGTCTCAGCCAGACTACCACTCCGTCACATTGGGTAATCTGGCCTGGATGCAAGGCCAGGAAATTCCAGTTTCGACTGCCGTCCAGGAGCGAGTGCTGGAATTAGCCCAAACAGGCAAAACCGTTATCTACATTGCTCTGGATCGGGAGATAGTAGGCTTGATTGGTCTGATGGATAGACTGAGATCGGATGCTCAAATGACGATTCAGCAGCTTCAGGCCATGGGGCTGCAAACGATTCTGCTCACCGGGGATCGCTGGGAGGTAGCCCGGAGCATTGGTAAAGAACTGGGCTTGAGACCAGATCAGATTCGGGCAGAAGTACAACCCCAGGAGAAAGCAGCGGTGATTGCTGCCTTGCAGCAGGGCCATGCTCCTGAGTTATCAAAATTCACACTTCAAAATTCAAACTGTGTGGTGGGGATGGTTGGAGATGGCATCAATGATGCCCCTGCATTGGCTCAGGCTGATATCAGTATGGCCCTTCACTCTGCCACAGAAGTTGCAATTGAGACAGCCTCAGTCGTCTTGATGCACAATCGCCTGATGGATGTTGTAGAGTCGATCCGCCTCAGTCAGGCAACGTTTACTAAAATTCGCCAGAATCTTTTCTGGGCTTTTGTTTATAATCTACTGGGTATTCCTATTGCTGCGGGTATTCTACTGCCAGCCTTTGGCATGTTCCTGAATCCAGCTGCGGCAGGGGCAATGATGGCTTGCAGTTCTATTAGCGTTGTCCTCAACTCCCTATTGCTGCAAGGTCACAGGCATCTATCCGGTACAGCCTTTGCATCAGAGGCAACAGAATGTCAAAATAGTAGTTGCGATATGCTAAGTCTAAAAACGATTGATATGTAA
- the lexA gene encoding transcriptional repressor LexA — translation MEALTEAQQELYDWLVQYIREHQHSPSIRQMMHAMKLKSPAPVQSRLEHLRDKGYIEWTEGRARTIRILRGVPQGVPIKGAIAAGGLIEPFTDEMEQLDLSSLLIHPQYYALRVTGDSMIEALIADGDVVIMKPVPDSKAVRNGTIVAARVEGHGNTLKYFHREGSKVKLIPANQNYTPIEAHAGQVQVQGALVGVWRGYNATP, via the coding sequence ATGGAAGCTCTCACTGAAGCTCAACAAGAGTTATATGATTGGCTGGTGCAATATATCCGCGAACATCAGCACTCTCCTTCAATTCGACAAATGATGCATGCGATGAAGTTGAAGTCGCCTGCACCGGTTCAGAGTCGTCTGGAACATCTCCGAGATAAAGGATACATTGAATGGACAGAAGGCAGAGCCCGGACCATTCGGATTCTCCGTGGGGTGCCTCAGGGAGTCCCTATTAAGGGGGCCATCGCTGCCGGAGGGTTAATCGAACCCTTTACAGATGAAATGGAGCAGTTAGATCTGTCATCTCTCTTGATCCATCCTCAGTACTATGCCCTGCGTGTCACTGGGGACAGCATGATCGAAGCTTTAATTGCAGATGGGGATGTGGTGATCATGAAACCCGTCCCGGATTCAAAGGCAGTTCGCAATGGGACGATCGTGGCTGCTCGGGTTGAGGGGCATGGCAATACCCTGAAGTACTTCCATCGGGAAGGCAGCAAAGTCAAATTAATCCCTGCGAACCAGAATTACACCCCGATCGAAGCCCATGCTGGCCAGGTTCAGGTTCAGGGTGCCTTAGTCGGGGTTTGGCGAGGGTATAACGCTACTCCTTAG
- a CDS encoding AmpG family muropeptide MFS transporter, which yields MGSRHSLLYLFQSRKMMPLLMLGFYSGLPLFLTSRTLQLWMQDAKVDLGAITLFGLVSLPYSLKFIWSPLLDRFHPPFLGLRRGWLALTQIGLALAIGVMALQHPSQNSQVLQVLAVNTLIIAFLSATQDIAGDAYRTEILEPQEREMGASVWVFGYRVALFATSSMALVLADFIPWNIVYGQIAILMALGVGATLWAPKLIQPQNSPATAALSVRDILFILLIGLVVTALLGGVIAGSIPLPIFYWVLASLLIGWIAIALLIPEHWLTQGTTEQSPQSLQDAVILPLRDFFQNFGLPKGGTILVFILLYKLGDALVGITGNLFLRELTFSKAEIGAIQGGMGFLATTVGVLLGGVILTKIGTYRGLWVFGALQLVSNLGYYALALTGKDYSLLVLAINIENFCAGLVTVVTVAFLMSLCTHRFTTTQFALFSSLMAIGRDVLSAPAGDIAKATGWPVFFLITLVAAIPGLLLLPIVAPWNAKVSSQAANSLPLDRKDSHP from the coding sequence GTGGGTTCACGTCACTCCCTGCTGTATCTGTTTCAAAGCCGTAAAATGATGCCCCTGCTGATGCTGGGCTTCTACTCTGGCTTACCTTTATTTCTTACCAGTCGAACGCTGCAACTGTGGATGCAGGATGCCAAGGTCGATTTGGGGGCAATTACCTTGTTTGGCTTAGTCAGCCTCCCCTATTCCCTCAAGTTCATCTGGTCTCCCCTCCTCGATCGATTTCATCCTCCCTTCCTGGGGCTACGGCGAGGCTGGTTGGCCTTAACCCAAATAGGTCTGGCGCTGGCGATCGGGGTCATGGCCCTACAACACCCCTCCCAAAACTCCCAGGTTTTGCAGGTGCTGGCTGTTAATACCCTGATCATTGCTTTCCTCAGTGCCACTCAAGATATCGCAGGAGATGCCTACCGAACAGAGATCCTGGAGCCCCAAGAACGGGAGATGGGGGCCTCTGTCTGGGTGTTCGGTTATCGGGTAGCTCTGTTTGCAACCAGTTCTATGGCCCTGGTATTGGCAGACTTTATTCCCTGGAACATTGTCTATGGACAAATTGCCATCCTCATGGCTCTGGGAGTTGGGGCAACCCTCTGGGCCCCGAAACTCATCCAACCCCAGAATTCCCCCGCAACGGCTGCCCTATCAGTCAGAGATATTCTGTTTATCCTTCTGATTGGTCTGGTCGTGACTGCTTTACTGGGCGGCGTCATTGCAGGCAGCATTCCATTGCCCATTTTTTATTGGGTCTTGGCCAGTTTACTAATAGGGTGGATTGCCATCGCGTTGCTCATCCCAGAGCATTGGCTCACCCAGGGAACCACGGAGCAATCGCCTCAATCGCTGCAAGATGCTGTAATCCTACCTTTGCGTGATTTTTTCCAGAATTTTGGTTTGCCTAAAGGTGGAACAATCCTGGTGTTTATTTTGCTTTATAAACTGGGGGATGCCCTGGTCGGCATCACGGGCAACCTGTTTCTGCGGGAATTGACCTTCAGTAAGGCGGAAATCGGTGCCATTCAGGGGGGGATGGGGTTTTTGGCCACAACGGTCGGCGTCCTACTGGGGGGCGTCATCCTGACAAAAATTGGGACCTATCGCGGACTCTGGGTCTTTGGTGCTCTGCAACTAGTCAGTAATCTGGGCTACTATGCTTTGGCCCTGACTGGGAAAGACTATTCCCTGCTTGTGCTTGCGATTAATATTGAAAACTTCTGTGCTGGTCTGGTGACAGTGGTAACGGTCGCTTTCTTAATGAGCCTTTGCACACATCGCTTTACCACAACTCAGTTTGCCCTGTTTTCCAGCTTGATGGCGATCGGTCGGGATGTTTTATCCGCACCAGCAGGAGACATCGCCAAGGCAACTGGCTGGCCAGTTTTCTTCCTGATTACCCTGGTAGCAGCAATACCAGGTTTGCTGCTGCTGCCCATCGTTGCCCCCTGGAACGCAAAAGTCAGCTCACAGGCTGCAAATTCTCTCCCATTAGATAGGAAGGATTCACACCCATAG
- a CDS encoding N-acetyltransferase codes for MSSEVLIPGYWLRYGSVIDRAALVRVVQRTYQELYPHEDFSHLATTVDQHFSKDTPLWWVQDQPAKSQPMTLPVGCLWLGNAIDQITGDRHAHILLLYVIPERRRQGIGTALVQRAAAWARARGDRQLGLQVFATNQPAINLYNGLGFQTQSFWMLKPL; via the coding sequence GTGTCCTCTGAAGTCCTGATTCCCGGTTACTGGCTTCGTTACGGTTCAGTCATAGACCGGGCAGCACTCGTTAGGGTCGTTCAACGAACCTATCAGGAACTCTATCCCCATGAGGATTTTTCTCATTTAGCCACCACTGTAGACCAACACTTCTCGAAAGATACGCCCCTATGGTGGGTGCAAGACCAGCCAGCCAAGTCACAGCCCATGACTTTACCGGTAGGCTGTCTATGGCTAGGCAATGCTATCGACCAAATTACGGGCGATCGCCACGCCCACATTCTGTTGTTGTATGTCATTCCGGAACGACGGCGGCAGGGAATTGGGACAGCCCTAGTGCAGCGAGCCGCAGCCTGGGCCAGGGCTCGCGGTGATCGTCAGCTTGGCTTACAGGTTTTTGCAACAAATCAGCCCGCAATCAACCTCTACAATGGCCTGGGCTTTCAGACCCAATCTTTCTGGATGCTCAAGCCCCTTTGA
- a CDS encoding HEAT repeat domain-containing protein, with the protein MYDEDDFSDLDLEAELESPLDKLEPIDAESETAKPNPDEMLALLSAPETQQRMLATRAFCELEDERAIPQLIRLLADACPLVRVSAAYALGRNPSVDAVEPLITQLHQDWNGYVRKGVVWALGNCRDRRSLPPLTEALKTDISAVRLWAASALAQMVNVGYEAMIGAIPSLIEGARRDPIAAVRSNCAWAIGEICRELPSNVIYASAIDALLEAFAEDEEMGVREDARAALLKVGDPRGLQLIEEIEREYWT; encoded by the coding sequence ATGTATGATGAAGACGATTTCTCAGACCTGGATTTAGAAGCGGAATTGGAGAGCCCGCTGGATAAGCTGGAGCCAATTGATGCTGAGTCGGAAACAGCGAAGCCTAATCCAGATGAAATGCTAGCGTTGCTGAGTGCCCCTGAAACTCAGCAGCGGATGCTGGCTACCCGTGCATTTTGTGAGCTGGAAGATGAACGGGCTATTCCCCAGTTGATTCGGTTGCTGGCGGATGCCTGCCCATTGGTTCGAGTTAGTGCTGCCTATGCCCTGGGCCGTAATCCCAGTGTGGATGCTGTCGAGCCTCTGATTACCCAACTGCACCAGGACTGGAACGGTTACGTTCGCAAAGGGGTGGTCTGGGCCTTGGGCAATTGCCGTGATCGTCGCTCTCTGCCTCCTTTGACCGAGGCTCTCAAAACCGATATTTCGGCAGTCCGTCTCTGGGCAGCCAGTGCCCTGGCCCAGATGGTCAATGTCGGGTATGAAGCCATGATCGGGGCAATCCCTTCTCTGATTGAAGGGGCACGACGTGACCCAATTGCCGCTGTGCGCAGCAATTGCGCCTGGGCGATCGGCGAAATCTGCCGGGAGCTGCCCTCTAATGTGATTTATGCCTCCGCGATCGACGCCCTGCTGGAGGCCTTTGCCGAAGATGAAGAAATGGGGGTCCGGGAAGATGCCAGGGCCGCGTTACTTAAGGTCGGAGATCCCCGTGGGCTGCAGTTGATTGAGGAAATTGAGCGAGAATACTGGACGTAA
- a CDS encoding response regulator — MNTILVVEDSRVQRQMLTDLLTEQGYHVITARTGLEALEQVQRYCPDSVILDIVLPQMNGYEVCRHLKTDTATAQIPIVMLSWNCTEANRYWGLKQGADAYLGKPFHPEVLLNTLSQLLAHQGRPLTSSILAQFPQSTAAHGDLRP; from the coding sequence ATGAACACAATTCTAGTTGTAGAAGATAGCCGGGTACAACGGCAGATGTTGACGGATTTGCTCACAGAGCAGGGATACCATGTGATTACAGCCCGGACTGGCCTGGAAGCCCTGGAGCAGGTGCAGCGCTACTGTCCAGACTCAGTGATTCTGGATATTGTTTTGCCCCAGATGAACGGGTATGAGGTCTGTCGCCATCTCAAAACCGATACAGCCACGGCTCAGATTCCCATTGTGATGCTGTCCTGGAACTGCACAGAGGCCAATCGCTATTGGGGACTGAAACAGGGAGCGGATGCCTATCTGGGAAAGCCCTTCCACCCAGAAGTCTTGTTGAACACATTGAGCCAATTATTGGCTCACCAGGGACGCCCACTTACGTCCAGTATTCTCGCTCAATTTCCTCAATCAACTGCAGCCCACGGGGATCTCCGACCTTAA
- a CDS encoding response regulator transcription factor translates to MAIRVLIVDDQNLIRRALRLLLADERSLEVVGEADTGEAAIAQVEALRPDVVLMDILMPGMDGVEATREIGQRFPETRILVLSIDDDDEYIAQALKYGAAGYLLKNTPPEELALAIQTVYKGYTQLGPGLGRKLVDQIPAPTLNAGDAWDRLTPREQEIVRLIARGANNREIAEALYISEKTVKNHITNILSRLNLRDRLHVAIFANASSTHPARPV, encoded by the coding sequence ATGGCGATTCGTGTTTTGATAGTCGATGACCAGAACCTGATTCGGCGGGCGTTGCGGTTACTGCTGGCGGATGAGCGGTCCCTGGAAGTGGTGGGGGAAGCGGACACAGGAGAGGCTGCGATCGCCCAGGTGGAGGCCCTGCGTCCCGATGTCGTGCTCATGGACATTCTGATGCCAGGGATGGATGGGGTGGAAGCCACCCGGGAGATTGGTCAGCGGTTTCCAGAAACTCGCATCCTGGTTCTGAGTATTGACGATGATGATGAGTACATTGCCCAGGCTCTGAAATATGGTGCTGCTGGCTATCTATTGAAGAACACCCCACCGGAGGAACTGGCCCTAGCGATTCAGACGGTCTACAAAGGCTACACCCAACTGGGACCCGGTCTGGGCAGAAAGCTGGTGGACCAGATCCCGGCTCCGACCCTGAACGCGGGCGATGCTTGGGACAGGCTAACCCCCAGAGAGCAGGAAATTGTGCGCCTGATTGCCAGGGGGGCCAATAATCGGGAAATTGCGGAGGCCCTCTATATTTCTGAGAAGACGGTGAAAAACCACATTACCAATATTTTAAGTCGATTGAACCTGCGCGATCGGTTGCATGTAGCCATCTTCGCCAATGCCAGTTCCACCCATCCGGCCCGTCCGGTCTAG
- a CDS encoding ATP-binding cassette domain-containing protein gives MAVPITVQFSEVTFRLRHRTLLSKLSLQIPQGETLVLLGRSGCGKTTTLKLINRLLLPTQGEVHVEGLPTLQWNPIQLRRKIGYVIQEVGLFPHFTVARNIGLVPALEGWGRDRIRQRVAELLERVGLGAEMADRYPHQLSGGQRQRVGVARALAADPPILLMDEPFGALDPITRLELQREFRTLQRQLGKTVVFVTHDIQEALLLASKVGLMQAGRLVFHGTPQDFLASSDPEARAFAECLMVQPTGVES, from the coding sequence ATGGCTGTTCCGATCACCGTTCAATTCTCTGAGGTCACCTTTCGCCTGCGTCACCGGACCCTGCTCTCCAAGCTCAGTTTGCAGATCCCCCAGGGCGAAACCCTGGTGCTCCTAGGTCGCAGTGGCTGTGGCAAAACCACCACCCTGAAGCTGATCAACCGACTCCTGTTGCCCACCCAGGGCGAGGTGCACGTAGAGGGACTACCCACCCTCCAGTGGAACCCCATTCAACTACGGCGCAAAATCGGCTACGTGATCCAGGAGGTGGGCCTATTTCCCCACTTCACCGTCGCCCGCAACATCGGCCTGGTTCCGGCTCTGGAGGGCTGGGGCCGCGATCGGATTCGGCAGCGGGTGGCCGAACTCCTGGAGCGGGTGGGATTAGGGGCAGAGATGGCCGATCGGTATCCCCATCAGCTCTCTGGAGGGCAACGGCAGCGGGTAGGGGTAGCGCGGGCTCTGGCTGCCGATCCACCGATTCTGCTGATGGACGAGCCCTTTGGAGCCCTGGACCCGATTACCCGCCTGGAACTGCAGCGAGAATTCCGTACCCTGCAGCGGCAACTGGGCAAGACCGTGGTTTTTGTCACCCACGATATCCAGGAGGCGTTGTTGCTGGCGTCCAAGGTGGGATTGATGCAGGCAGGCCGACTGGTCTTTCACGGGACACCCCAGGATTTTCTGGCCTCTTCCGATCCGGAGGCCCGCGCTTTTGCGGAATGCTTGATGGTGCAGCCTACGGGAGTTGAGTCATAA
- a CDS encoding ABC transporter substrate-binding protein encodes MQFSLRNWRSLGRSVILFCLSYALVLSCTIRQDSQSPNRPGTVPSTATNRIVIGTTAGVRTLDPANAYELWAGNLLYNLGDRLYTYNPEGQLVPQLATALPKVSADGLTYIIPLRQGVVFHDGTPFNAAAMAFSLERFIKNAGSPSFLLSEAIDLVKATGELELTIKLKKPFAAFPSLLAFSGACAVSPQAYEIGNGKFKTDQFVGTGPYKLTQYATDAIRLEAFDRYWGEKPANTGIDIQKYSSSANLYNAFRTGSVDVAFQSLDPDQTQSLQKEMGQSGWQVIEGKGTGIYYLTVNVKSKPLDQVLVRQAVAALIDRPLLKDRVFRGQVEPLYSLIPDTLDVYKPVFKDQYGDGDVAKAQAALSQAGYSKDKPLVVELWYRSNLTTNELAATTLKASVQKNLGEVMKLELKSVESATAYDNLDKGAYPIFMLDWTADFFDPDNYIQPFMACSKGSAAGGCEEGSSKLQGSFYYNDRVNQLIDAQRQETNPEARKNIFLELQDILAKDVPFIPLWQNKEYLFAQKGITGARLESTQKVPFWTMGKG; translated from the coding sequence TTGCAATTTTCACTGCGAAACTGGCGGAGCCTCGGACGTTCAGTCATCCTGTTCTGTCTCAGCTATGCTCTAGTTCTGAGCTGCACTATTCGCCAGGATTCCCAGTCTCCGAATAGGCCGGGAACTGTTCCATCCACTGCTACTAACCGTATTGTCATTGGCACCACTGCTGGAGTCCGAACCTTGGACCCGGCCAACGCCTATGAGTTGTGGGCGGGCAATTTACTGTACAACCTGGGCGATCGCCTCTATACCTACAACCCTGAGGGCCAACTGGTTCCCCAGTTGGCTACCGCTCTGCCCAAGGTGAGCGCCGATGGCCTCACCTACATCATTCCCCTGCGCCAGGGGGTAGTCTTTCATGATGGAACCCCATTCAATGCTGCCGCCATGGCATTTTCCCTGGAGCGGTTCATCAAAAATGCCGGTTCCCCATCCTTCCTACTTTCTGAAGCGATCGATCTCGTGAAGGCGACGGGGGAGTTGGAATTGACGATCAAACTCAAGAAACCATTTGCGGCCTTTCCTTCCCTGTTGGCTTTCTCTGGAGCCTGTGCCGTTTCTCCCCAAGCCTATGAAATTGGCAATGGCAAGTTCAAGACGGACCAGTTTGTGGGTACTGGGCCTTACAAGCTGACCCAGTATGCTACAGATGCCATTCGGTTGGAGGCCTTCGATCGTTACTGGGGCGAAAAACCGGCGAACACCGGCATTGACATCCAGAAGTACTCCAGTTCGGCCAACCTGTACAATGCTTTCCGGACAGGATCAGTCGATGTGGCCTTCCAGAGCCTGGACCCGGACCAGACCCAGAGTTTGCAGAAAGAGATGGGTCAGAGTGGCTGGCAGGTAATTGAAGGCAAAGGCACCGGCATTTATTATCTGACCGTGAATGTGAAGAGCAAGCCCCTGGATCAGGTCCTGGTGAGGCAGGCCGTGGCTGCCCTCATCGATCGGCCCCTGCTCAAGGACCGGGTCTTTCGCGGTCAGGTAGAGCCGTTGTACAGTCTCATTCCTGACACCCTGGATGTCTATAAGCCCGTGTTCAAGGATCAGTATGGGGATGGGGATGTGGCTAAGGCTCAGGCAGCCCTGAGTCAGGCCGGGTATTCCAAAGACAAGCCCCTGGTAGTGGAGTTATGGTACCGCTCCAATTTGACCACGAATGAACTGGCTGCCACCACCCTGAAAGCCTCGGTCCAGAAGAATCTGGGGGAGGTGATGAAGCTGGAACTGAAGAGTGTGGAATCGGCCACCGCCTACGACAACCTGGACAAGGGAGCCTATCCGATTTTCATGCTGGATTGGACCGCCGATTTCTTTGACCCGGATAACTACATCCAGCCGTTTATGGCCTGTTCGAAGGGATCAGCAGCCGGGGGCTGTGAGGAAGGCTCGTCCAAATTGCAGGGTTCGTTCTATTACAACGATCGGGTGAACCAGCTCATCGATGCTCAGCGTCAGGAAACCAACCCGGAAGCCCGGAAGAACATCTTCCTGGAACTCCAGGACATCCTGGCCAAAGATGTACCGTTCATTCCCCTCTGGCAGAACAAGGAATACCTGTTTGCCCAGAAAGGTATCACTGGAGCCCGCCTGGAATCCACCCAGAAAGTGCCTTTTTGGACTATGGGTAAAGGTTAA